A single genomic interval of uncultured Desulfobulbus sp. harbors:
- the fumC gene encoding class II fumarate hydratase, translated as MSHRLEHDTMGHIEVASERLWGAQTERSRRNFSIGEERMPLALVYGLVRLKRACARVNHRLGKLSGELSDLIVGACDDILGGGYEGEFPLSVWQTGSGTQSNMNVNEVIAGRAALRAGGHLDAPRPVHPNDHVNMSQSSNDIFPSAMHVAAVFALEDRLLPAVQALQRTLCRKAAEQRALVKIGRTHLQDATPLTLGQEISGWAAMLASSIEQLRHGLEQLRFLAVGGTAVGTGLNAPAGFGEVVAAELSGATGKVFYSLANKFHGLTGHDQLVFAHGAIKGLAANLMKIANDVRWLASGPRCGLGELSIPANEPGSSIMPGKVNPTQAEALTMVACQVFGNDSTIGFAASQGNFELNVFKPVIIYNFLQSVSLLADVIDSFHHHCIDGLEPIPQRIAENLHNSLMLVTALNPHIGYEKAAAIAKKAHAEHLSLKEAALALGLLSEEAFDQMVRPELMVGSQGVDG; from the coding sequence ATGAGTCACCGTCTTGAACACGATACCATGGGTCACATCGAAGTGGCCTCGGAACGCCTATGGGGGGCGCAAACCGAACGGAGCCGTCGTAACTTTTCCATTGGCGAAGAGCGGATGCCGCTTGCGCTGGTCTATGGTCTGGTACGTTTGAAGCGGGCCTGTGCCCGGGTCAATCACCGGCTGGGCAAGCTCTCTGGAGAGTTATCGGATCTCATTGTCGGAGCCTGCGACGATATTCTCGGCGGCGGGTATGAGGGAGAATTTCCCCTCTCCGTGTGGCAGACCGGCAGCGGCACCCAGTCCAATATGAACGTCAACGAGGTGATCGCAGGCCGGGCGGCCCTCCGCGCAGGCGGCCATCTCGATGCGCCCCGGCCGGTGCACCCCAACGATCATGTCAACATGTCGCAGAGCTCAAACGACATCTTTCCCTCGGCCATGCACGTGGCCGCGGTCTTTGCCCTGGAGGACCGGCTGTTGCCCGCTGTCCAGGCCCTGCAGCGAACCCTGTGCCGCAAGGCAGCGGAGCAGAGAGCGCTGGTCAAGATCGGCCGCACCCATCTCCAGGATGCAACGCCTCTCACCCTGGGGCAGGAGATAAGCGGTTGGGCTGCGATGCTTGCCAGTAGTATCGAACAACTGCGTCACGGCCTGGAGCAGTTGCGTTTTTTAGCCGTGGGCGGCACCGCGGTGGGGACCGGACTCAACGCCCCTGCCGGTTTTGGCGAGGTGGTGGCTGCGGAGTTGAGCGGTGCAACCGGCAAGGTGTTCTACTCGCTGGCCAACAAGTTTCACGGGCTCACCGGACACGATCAGCTGGTCTTTGCCCATGGCGCGATCAAGGGGCTGGCAGCCAACCTGATGAAAATCGCCAACGACGTGCGTTGGCTCGCCAGTGGCCCCCGCTGCGGTCTCGGCGAACTCTCCATTCCGGCCAACGAGCCGGGCAGCTCGATCATGCCGGGCAAGGTCAACCCGACCCAGGCAGAGGCTCTCACCATGGTCGCCTGCCAGGTCTTCGGCAACGACAGCACCATCGGCTTTGCCGCCAGCCAGGGCAATTTCGAGCTTAATGTGTTCAAGCCGGTGATCATCTACAACTTCCTCCAGTCGGTTTCCCTGCTGGCGGATGTGATCGATTCCTTTCATCACCATTGCATCGATGGCCTGGAGCCGATCCCACAACGCATTGCTGAGAATCTGCACAACTCGCTGATGCTGGTCACGGCCCTCAACCCCCATATCGGGTATGAGAAGGCCGCGGCCATTGCCAAGAAGGCCCATGCAGAGCATCTGTCCCTCAAGGAGGCGGCCCTGGCCCTTGGGCTGCTGAGCGAAGAGGCGTTCGATCAGATGGTTCGGCCGGAGCTCATGGTCGGTTCTCAGGGGGTTGACGGCTGA